One stretch of Bacteroidia bacterium DNA includes these proteins:
- a CDS encoding adenylate/guanylate cyclase domain-containing protein translates to MNSIELQLREQLKTTENDILRIRLLNELAYEMRTFNADESILLAQQALELADRLDYTHESARTKANLSHFYMLNSDLESAKSFSDESLKVLQELNDKEGMAKIYLTIGNIHHRQGDFHTSLQNFQKSMVMYEELGELGGLASALKNLALVYYRFGDTKTAEEYLNRQLEISRQIGDLNSESNALTYLARNGLEQGQVSEAMEKICQSIEIKKQTDDQRGLALARNILGRVYLQSNRLKEAEEVLRESLEDAIRLKDKYGTIVNLTDLSKVQNELQQYDSALKLAARAEKLAVEINARESLIKIYYAKYVSYNATCDFKKALEMYSNYHKAESDVMSVETTGKIRSLEATYRSQLAEKEAEVYRLKNVELAAKNREIKEEKRKSEELLLNILPAEIAEELKEKGRTDARDFDMVSILFTDFKEFTQTSETLSAKELVEEINICFEAFDAICEKYGIEKIKTIGDSYMAAGGLPAPTGDSVKNTLLSGLEMSAFMIERKQIRETAGQVPFEMRTGIHTGPVVAGIVGIKKFQYDIWGDTVNTASRMETHGDVDKVNISQSTYELIKDDPSFRFESRGKIQAKGKGEVEMYFVELKIDQ, encoded by the coding sequence ATGAATTCAATAGAATTACAACTTCGGGAACAATTAAAGACAACTGAAAATGATATTTTAAGGATAAGGCTGCTTAACGAGCTTGCATACGAAATGAGGACCTTTAATGCGGATGAATCTATTCTTCTTGCTCAGCAAGCCTTAGAATTAGCTGATCGTCTTGATTATACCCACGAGTCGGCTCGAACCAAAGCTAACCTCAGCCATTTTTACATGCTCAATTCCGACCTGGAATCTGCCAAGAGTTTTTCAGATGAATCACTTAAAGTTTTGCAGGAACTAAACGATAAGGAAGGAATGGCCAAGATTTACCTGACTATCGGTAATATTCATCATCGGCAGGGTGACTTCCATACTTCCCTACAAAATTTCCAAAAGAGTATGGTTATGTATGAAGAACTTGGGGAATTGGGCGGACTGGCCAGTGCCTTGAAAAACCTTGCCCTTGTTTACTATCGTTTTGGTGATACAAAAACCGCTGAAGAGTACCTCAACCGCCAACTTGAGATCAGCCGACAAATTGGCGACCTCAATAGCGAATCCAACGCCCTGACCTACCTTGCCCGCAATGGACTTGAGCAAGGCCAGGTTAGTGAGGCAATGGAGAAAATTTGTCAGAGCATCGAAATCAAGAAGCAAACAGATGACCAACGTGGTTTAGCATTGGCACGGAATATATTGGGGAGGGTGTACTTGCAATCAAACCGGCTAAAAGAAGCTGAGGAAGTGTTACGGGAAAGTTTGGAAGACGCCATTCGGCTCAAGGATAAATATGGAACTATTGTGAATTTGACGGATCTCTCCAAGGTTCAGAACGAACTACAGCAATACGATAGTGCACTAAAACTGGCAGCCAGGGCTGAGAAGCTTGCTGTGGAGATTAATGCGCGGGAGTCCTTGATAAAAATATACTATGCCAAATACGTAAGCTACAATGCAACCTGCGATTTTAAAAAGGCACTGGAAATGTACAGCAACTACCACAAAGCCGAGAGTGATGTGATGAGCGTGGAGACGACTGGTAAGATAAGGAGCCTGGAGGCCACCTATCGCTCGCAATTGGCTGAGAAGGAAGCTGAAGTTTACCGACTGAAAAACGTGGAGCTCGCTGCCAAAAACCGCGAGATCAAGGAAGAGAAACGAAAATCAGAAGAACTGCTGCTCAACATTCTCCCTGCCGAGATAGCAGAAGAGCTCAAAGAAAAAGGCCGGACAGATGCCCGCGATTTTGATATGGTGAGCATCCTGTTCACCGACTTCAAAGAGTTCACCCAAACCTCAGAAACCCTCAGTGCCAAAGAACTGGTGGAAGAGATTAATATCTGTTTTGAAGCATTCGATGCCATTTGCGAAAAGTATGGCATTGAAAAAATAAAAACCATTGGTGATTCGTACATGGCCGCAGGCGGCCTGCCCGCCCCAACAGGTGATTCGGTAAAAAACACCCTACTGTCCGGACTGGAGATGTCCGCTTTCATGATAGAACGTAAACAGATAAGGGAAACCGCAGGACAAGTTCCCTTTGAAATGAGGACCGGAATCCACACCGGCCCGGTGGTGGCGGGCATAGTTGGCATCAAGAAATTCCAGTACGATATCTGGGGCGATACGGTGAATACCGCGAGCCGCATGGAAACCCATGGGGACGTAGACAAAGTGAATATCTCTCAAAGCACTTATGAGCTGATCAAGGATGACCCCAGTTTCCGGTTTGAGTCCAGGGGAAAAATACAGGCCAAAGGAAAAGGTGAGGTGGAGATGTATTTTGTGGAATTAAAAATAGATCAATAA
- a CDS encoding PorV/PorQ family protein, which produces MKHLTILILLFLPAMASGQYQYGFLRETFFGRQPSARAEAMGRGYSSIDGDLTSIFFNPAGIATIKGLEIDGSFSSPYYTLSSAQYDFVSIGYKVSDHVIVGLSRNHFTYGQEFTFADVNGNTYGPYTPENSNYTLTLSSQPIKNLFIGLNTNYLVWKPLGKPESAIYFDFGAIKKFYIFEKNGVMHSVNIGASITNFNNAKTSFEIMDDTYTADLPVITRYGTNYQFKLDKHLIIDTLETLNFLFQGEYKMLLNSPYHSGIHTGAEIELLEILSIRMGYYMEKEYNYGFPAVNKDEISEITYGFGLQLPIHKLTKLPLNINFDYTSLPQPSLSKRMPGFDNFKTYNLRLNWTFQDGK; this is translated from the coding sequence ATGAAGCATTTAACAATTCTAATTCTTTTGTTTTTACCGGCAATGGCCAGTGGGCAATATCAATATGGATTTCTACGTGAGACTTTTTTCGGTAGACAACCAAGTGCCAGGGCAGAAGCAATGGGGAGAGGTTACAGTTCTATTGACGGTGACCTTACAAGTATCTTCTTTAACCCAGCAGGGATAGCGACAATTAAGGGACTTGAAATAGATGGGTCATTCTCTTCTCCCTATTATACGCTGTCCTCTGCACAATACGATTTCGTAAGTATTGGCTATAAGGTTAGTGACCATGTAATTGTGGGCTTAAGTAGAAACCACTTTACTTATGGACAAGAATTTACTTTTGCAGATGTAAATGGCAATACCTATGGTCCTTATACGCCTGAAAATTCCAATTATACGCTGACCCTTTCATCTCAGCCAATTAAAAACCTATTCATTGGCCTAAACACAAACTATCTTGTTTGGAAACCATTGGGTAAACCTGAAAGTGCAATTTATTTTGATTTTGGTGCAATCAAGAAGTTTTATATTTTTGAAAAAAATGGAGTTATGCATTCTGTTAATATTGGTGCCAGTATTACAAACTTTAACAATGCCAAGACCTCTTTTGAGATTATGGACGACACATATACAGCGGATTTGCCTGTGATAACCAGATATGGAACAAATTATCAATTTAAACTGGATAAACATTTAATAATTGATACATTGGAAACGCTTAATTTTTTATTTCAAGGAGAATATAAGATGCTATTAAATTCACCGTATCATTCAGGTATTCATACAGGAGCTGAAATTGAACTCTTAGAGATTCTTTCCATTCGTATGGGCTATTATATGGAGAAAGAATATAATTACGGCTTCCCTGCTGTAAACAAGGATGAAATTAGTGAGATAACATACGGATTTGGACTTCAGCTACCCATTCACAAATTGACCAAATTACCCCTTAACATAAATTTTGATTATACCTCCTTACCTCAGCCCTCTCTTTCCAAGAGAATGCCAGGCTTTGATAATTTCAAGACATACAACCTTAGATTAAATTGGACATTCCAAGACGGAAAATAG
- a CDS encoding DUF6602 domain-containing protein, which produces MKKSTIIKDYSTALIKGFYERVISTKELRHKLNKGEIRELFLNELLSNFITEQFGIGTGIIVDSYGNQSHQIDVILYDNRILPPMIKNSNLGVYPLESVLAVIEVKSSISRQIILDTEKNFKHLDETLICHNQLRHPIFIVKGIIGFNRNPIKELKDGNNKNWLEKNIHHTDSICHVQKYSWIRWLSGANPWKYCKNNSSTFEETKRFVAWILDIARSKSNKRLTLFGENYIPWLSSYIRNQEEVK; this is translated from the coding sequence ATGAAAAAGAGCACTATCATAAAAGATTACTCGACAGCCTTAATTAAGGGCTTTTACGAGAGGGTGATTTCAACTAAAGAACTTCGTCATAAACTCAACAAGGGAGAAATAAGAGAACTATTTCTGAATGAACTTCTCTCAAATTTTATAACTGAACAATTTGGTATTGGAACTGGAATTATTGTGGACTCTTACGGAAATCAAAGCCACCAAATAGACGTTATTCTTTACGACAACAGGATATTACCTCCGATGATAAAGAACAGCAATTTAGGAGTTTACCCTTTGGAGTCAGTTTTGGCAGTTATTGAGGTAAAGTCTTCAATTAGCCGACAAATAATTCTTGACACGGAGAAGAACTTTAAACACCTGGATGAGACTTTGATTTGCCATAACCAACTTCGACATCCAATATTTATTGTCAAAGGAATTATAGGCTTCAACAGAAACCCTATTAAAGAATTAAAGGACGGCAATAACAAAAATTGGTTGGAAAAGAACATTCATCACACCGACTCAATTTGCCATGTCCAGAAATACAGTTGGATCAGATGGCTCTCAGGGGCAAACCCTTGGAAGTACTGCAAAAACAACAGTTCAACATTTGAGGAAACAAAACGATTTGTAGCTTGGATTTTAGACATTGCAAGGAGTAAATCAAATAAACGGTTGACCCTATTTGGAGAAAACTATATCCCTTGGTTGAGTTCATACATCAGAAACCAAGAAGAAGTGAAATAA
- a CDS encoding beta-L-arabinofuranosidase domain-containing protein, with protein sequence MELLFTIKEVAKDSLQRIKHKYLPFPMKIGQDELHLQKTMEWLWLSCENGQGGSASHYNLVNGKWLDPFPETTGYIIPTFFDYAEMYGEKRFYDRAIRLTDWLGEAQLDNGACMQGSWNRSKGKNKPIIFNTGQNIFGWLRTYQETREQKYLDMALKAGDFLCRSTGEDLIWNQHLHNNIPHTYNSRVSWSLLLLAEETGLQKYRDVALANLDWVVEQQLTNGWFQNCNFKPGEYPNTHGIAYTTRGLLESYLVSKDEKYLDAAQRTAHKLFRIFELRKYIRTFWDEKWRNHGKFLKSSKGPYICLTGNIQISIVWMKLYEITGDATYMNSAMKMLDFIKSLQYVDHPKKELNGGIKGSFPFYGRYSIIKMPNWAAKFFVDAMMLKIRLQDEIAKNN encoded by the coding sequence ATGGAACTATTGTTTACGATAAAAGAGGTAGCGAAGGATTCGCTCCAGCGCATTAAGCACAAATACTTGCCTTTCCCTATGAAGATTGGGCAGGATGAATTGCATCTGCAAAAGACCATGGAATGGCTGTGGCTCTCCTGCGAAAATGGGCAGGGAGGATCAGCAAGCCATTATAATCTGGTTAATGGCAAATGGCTTGACCCATTTCCTGAAACTACCGGCTACATCATTCCCACCTTTTTCGATTATGCTGAAATGTATGGGGAGAAGCGGTTTTATGACCGTGCTATTCGCCTTACGGACTGGCTGGGTGAGGCGCAACTGGACAATGGTGCTTGCATGCAGGGCTCATGGAACAGGAGCAAAGGGAAGAATAAACCGATCATTTTCAATACCGGGCAGAACATATTTGGCTGGCTCCGCACCTATCAGGAAACCAGGGAGCAGAAATACCTTGACATGGCGCTAAAGGCCGGGGATTTTCTCTGCCGCAGTACAGGAGAAGATTTGATCTGGAACCAGCACCTGCACAACAATATCCCCCACACCTACAACTCCCGTGTATCGTGGAGCCTTTTGCTTTTGGCAGAAGAAACAGGTTTACAGAAGTATAGGGATGTAGCGCTCGCCAACCTGGACTGGGTGGTGGAGCAGCAGCTCACAAATGGCTGGTTCCAAAACTGTAACTTCAAGCCGGGGGAATACCCAAACACGCATGGAATCGCCTATACAACACGCGGGCTGCTGGAATCATATCTTGTATCCAAAGACGAAAAATATTTGGATGCTGCCCAGCGCACAGCGCACAAGCTTTTCCGCATTTTTGAATTGAGAAAGTACATACGCACATTCTGGGACGAGAAATGGCGCAACCATGGCAAATTCCTGAAGAGCAGCAAAGGCCCTTATATCTGCCTGACCGGCAACATCCAGATTTCGATCGTGTGGATGAAGCTGTATGAGATCACCGGTGATGCCACTTATATGAATTCCGCAATGAAGATGCTGGACTTCATCAAAAGCCTCCAATATGTGGACCATCCAAAGAAAGAATTGAATGGTGGAATTAAAGGCTCATTTCCGTTTTATGGCCGCTATTCCATTATCAAGATGCCAAATTGGGCTGCCAAATTTTTTGTAGATGCCATGATGCTAAAAATCAGGCTACAGGACGAAATCGCTAAAAACAATTAA
- a CDS encoding protein-tyrosine-phosphatase: MTERPKILVVCGRNKKRSRTAEHIYKNDDRFNIRSAGVSPKSDRKISENDLNWADFVFVMETGQREKIRGLYGHLELPVIKVLNIPDEYEFMDEELIEMLTDGIEDTLTTVYKI, encoded by the coding sequence ATGACAGAAAGGCCGAAAATACTGGTAGTTTGTGGACGTAATAAAAAACGCAGCAGAACAGCGGAACACATCTATAAAAATGACGACCGTTTCAATATTCGTTCGGCAGGGGTAAGCCCTAAAAGCGATAGAAAAATTTCAGAAAATGATTTGAATTGGGCTGATTTTGTTTTTGTAATGGAAACTGGCCAAAGGGAGAAAATTCGCGGACTTTATGGACATCTGGAGTTGCCAGTAATTAAGGTCCTTAATATTCCTGACGAGTATGAATTTATGGATGAAGAACTTATCGAGATGCTTACTGATGGTATTGAAGACACCTTGACAACAGTTTATAAAATTTAA
- a CDS encoding formyltransferase family protein translates to MKKKITVLLRYPKVEKNQWKRELIEKLQEEGFEVSIIFGEKSYQRHAFAALKDFGLEIFKKKSSIDQQKSVKLYSYFKDKIHVETVNDLNSSDCEKKIRKINPDYLLLLGSGIIRNNIIVLPKKGAIHCHHGYLPEVRGVSTAEWSMYLGKDVYISTHFVDPGVDTGDILLRKKIPLTPDDTITSVRLNCRLHSVDLIMDTFKLVESGDYEVIKQRPEEGVQYFLMHPFFKDLVNQKLKRIKAEAV, encoded by the coding sequence ATGAAGAAGAAAATCACGGTTTTATTGCGTTATCCCAAAGTGGAGAAAAACCAGTGGAAGCGCGAACTCATTGAGAAATTGCAAGAGGAAGGCTTCGAAGTGAGCATCATTTTCGGTGAAAAGAGTTATCAGCGCCACGCATTTGCTGCACTTAAGGATTTCGGACTGGAAATCTTCAAAAAGAAGAGCAGTATTGACCAGCAGAAGAGTGTTAAACTGTATTCATATTTTAAGGATAAAATACATGTTGAAACGGTGAATGACCTGAATTCCAGCGACTGCGAAAAGAAAATCAGGAAGATTAACCCTGACTATCTCCTTTTGCTGGGCTCGGGCATAATCAGGAACAACATTATTGTGCTGCCAAAGAAGGGCGCCATACATTGCCATCACGGCTACCTACCTGAAGTACGCGGGGTCAGTACTGCAGAGTGGTCAATGTACCTGGGAAAGGACGTATACATTTCCACACACTTTGTTGATCCGGGCGTGGACACCGGGGACATTTTGCTGCGCAAGAAAATACCGCTCACACCAGATGATACCATCACCAGCGTGCGCCTCAACTGCCGTCTGCATTCTGTAGACCTTATCATGGATACATTTAAGCTGGTTGAATCAGGCGATTACGAAGTAATAAAGCAGCGGCCGGAGGAAGGTGTGCAATATTTCCTGATGCACCCATTTTTTAAGGACTTGGTGAATCAAAAGCTAAAAAGAATAAAAGCGGAGGCAGTATGA
- a CDS encoding T9SS type A sorting domain-containing protein yields the protein MKQLLYILPLFFALAVSGQEELKQFDIDGATNTFIMDINDNGEMVGYFEDGQGTHAFYHNLRSNQTLTFDMPGAAWTKATHINNKSIMAGTFTNVGISETHGFFYDINTKLLSKPTDGDMVLLSGVDYITLEGVRDDSTIVGNYRTGLNRVFYIGNPDGTTQTRFYTKNANKFPTYGHGLAKSGEVCGFIIDGAKYYGFLWTGGQNFTLVDQSGAGNIKTRFMGMNDSLVVVGDFQRTKGFIHDMGGKGRYTFEEIDLSHLGATTVQPQGVNNSFEVVGYYTDGSGNTHGFTQQPIDIRFRPQTHGWNFSNSAANMWPQSWWQQFRYSQYDPYRGPGRAFEKTWTYPSSMFPDWPLFVEVFGESYCYTNSSVPQIRQEALELWQAISGDWGGSCYGFSTSAILAYDTLKGYNNKFTYKQETDNELYKNALSDARRRVVNHMMTYQYSEQDIDFERSNRWTSANQTLEILKERMQEDGENYNLVIFNSNLQDPGGGHSLLPYKITEDENDPDIEWIWIYDSNFPGDSTRKVKVHTRLGKWYYEATLNTSGTAVEWGNNSSGMFISLASSAYLDDAIAPTNKKATVPHVLYPSASADLLIVSDQVDSTGFYQGRVVQDSTTNTFPLWRYNGKVSRPYGYHLDVGEHQVSLQHPESDTVRLYAVRDAARYAYLRTGAVGTETDEFKIDDAFEVQNPDATEKTFELKTIVPGATETTYSLGNVKLKQAEALSVSRENGELTVVNSGGTKTYDLMVTKLDNDGRSVFSTVAVPLDANSRHIIIPNKDSLKTAKVWIKLDQGNDGTVEDTLFYENTAKPEIATSRFMVMWGRPAGTDTVYVSNIGGGMLDWNITEKPDWVTVVSGAPGQNDGMLILDYENNAGTIRNGEITIGATDASNSPYKIEIVQDGEPLGIDDKDKDDGWKLFPVPASDFVYLWNASATQGLTGIDVVDMNGKVVYRTVLGPTAPLQVTKLDVAQWEPGVYMVRIADADSVVMKKVVVR from the coding sequence ATGAAACAGCTTTTGTACATTCTGCCCCTTTTCTTCGCACTGGCCGTTTCTGGTCAGGAGGAACTCAAACAATTTGATATTGATGGCGCCACCAATACCTTCATCATGGACATTAACGACAACGGTGAGATGGTGGGCTATTTTGAGGACGGGCAAGGCACCCATGCCTTTTACCACAATTTGCGCTCGAACCAAACCCTGACCTTTGACATGCCGGGCGCGGCCTGGACTAAGGCTACCCACATTAACAATAAGTCTATTATGGCGGGCACGTTTACCAACGTGGGGATTTCTGAGACCCACGGGTTCTTTTATGATATCAACACCAAGCTCTTATCCAAACCTACGGATGGGGACATGGTGCTCCTCTCTGGGGTTGACTACATCACCCTGGAAGGTGTTCGTGACGACTCGACCATTGTGGGGAACTACCGCACAGGGCTGAACCGGGTGTTTTATATCGGCAACCCGGATGGCACCACACAAACGCGGTTCTATACGAAAAATGCGAATAAATTCCCGACATACGGGCACGGTTTGGCAAAGTCAGGAGAGGTTTGCGGGTTCATTATTGACGGTGCCAAGTACTACGGGTTTTTGTGGACGGGTGGCCAAAACTTCACCCTGGTGGACCAATCAGGGGCAGGGAATATTAAAACGCGCTTCATGGGCATGAACGACAGCCTCGTGGTAGTAGGCGATTTTCAGCGGACCAAAGGCTTCATCCATGACATGGGCGGGAAGGGCCGCTACACTTTTGAGGAGATTGACCTTTCGCATCTTGGCGCCACCACGGTGCAGCCCCAGGGCGTCAACAATTCATTTGAGGTAGTGGGCTATTATACCGATGGCAGTGGCAACACGCATGGTTTTACGCAACAGCCCATTGACATACGCTTCAGGCCCCAAACCCACGGCTGGAACTTCAGCAACAGCGCAGCGAACATGTGGCCTCAAAGCTGGTGGCAACAGTTCAGATACAGTCAGTACGATCCCTACCGTGGGCCTGGCCGGGCTTTCGAAAAGACCTGGACCTATCCTTCGTCCATGTTTCCCGACTGGCCGCTTTTTGTTGAGGTTTTTGGCGAAAGCTACTGCTACACCAACTCAAGCGTCCCCCAAATCAGGCAGGAGGCGCTGGAATTGTGGCAGGCAATTTCTGGTGATTGGGGAGGCTCATGTTATGGCTTTTCCACTTCGGCCATCCTGGCTTATGACACACTGAAGGGCTACAACAACAAGTTTACTTATAAACAGGAAACGGACAATGAACTTTACAAAAACGCCCTTTCTGATGCCCGCAGACGCGTGGTAAACCACATGATGACCTACCAGTATTCGGAGCAAGACATTGATTTTGAAAGATCAAACCGCTGGACATCCGCCAACCAAACGCTGGAAATCCTCAAGGAGCGCATGCAGGAAGATGGCGAGAACTACAATTTGGTAATCTTTAATTCCAATCTTCAGGATCCTGGTGGCGGCCATAGCCTGCTTCCTTACAAAATAACAGAAGACGAAAATGATCCGGACATTGAATGGATATGGATTTATGATTCCAATTTTCCGGGCGATTCCACACGGAAAGTCAAAGTACATACGCGCCTGGGCAAATGGTACTACGAAGCCACATTGAACACCTCAGGGACAGCCGTTGAATGGGGAAACAACAGCTCAGGCATGTTCATCAGCCTGGCCTCTTCTGCTTATCTGGATGATGCCATTGCACCCACCAACAAAAAAGCCACGGTGCCACACGTACTCTACCCCTCGGCCTCGGCAGACCTGCTAATCGTTTCCGACCAAGTGGACAGCACAGGCTTTTACCAGGGCCGTGTGGTGCAGGATTCAACTACGAATACTTTCCCGCTATGGAGGTACAATGGCAAGGTTTCGCGGCCTTATGGCTACCATCTTGATGTTGGCGAGCACCAGGTCAGCCTCCAACATCCTGAAAGTGATACCGTCCGGCTCTATGCGGTGCGAGATGCGGCACGCTACGCCTACCTGCGTACTGGAGCCGTGGGCACTGAAACGGACGAATTCAAAATTGATGATGCGTTTGAAGTGCAAAATCCAGATGCCACGGAAAAGACATTCGAATTGAAAACCATTGTTCCCGGGGCCACGGAGACCACTTATTCGCTTGGGAACGTAAAGCTCAAGCAGGCCGAAGCCCTTAGCGTAAGCAGGGAAAATGGCGAACTAACGGTGGTGAATAGCGGTGGCACAAAGACTTACGACCTGATGGTGACGAAATTGGACAATGATGGCCGTTCCGTTTTTTCCACGGTGGCTGTGCCTTTGGATGCTAACAGCCGCCACATCATTATTCCCAACAAAGACAGCCTGAAAACCGCCAAAGTCTGGATCAAACTGGACCAGGGCAATGATGGTACGGTGGAGGACACGCTTTTTTATGAGAACACGGCAAAGCCTGAAATTGCCACATCACGCTTTATGGTAATGTGGGGCCGGCCCGCAGGCACTGACACCGTTTACGTCAGCAACATTGGTGGCGGAATGCTTGACTGGAACATCACGGAAAAACCAGATTGGGTCACGGTCGTTTCGGGCGCTCCCGGCCAAAATGATGGCATGTTGATACTGGATTATGAAAACAATGCAGGCACCATCCGCAATGGCGAAATAACCATTGGCGCAACCGATGCGTCCAACTCGCCCTACAAAATCGAGATCGTGCAGGATGGCGAACCTCTTGGCATAGATGACAAGGATAAAGATGACGGCTGGAAACTGTTCCCCGTCCCTGCCTCAGATTTCGTGTATCTGTGGAATGCATCAGCAACCCAGGGCCTCACCGGAATTGACGTGGTTGATATGAACGGTAAAGTGGTATACCGTACCGTGCTCGGCCCAACCGCCCCGCTTCAAGTGACAAAACTGGACGTAGCCCAATGGGAGCCTGGGGTTTACATGGTTAGGATTGCCGATGCCGATAGCGTGGTGATGAAGAAGGTGGTGGTGCGGTAG
- a CDS encoding adenylate/guanylate cyclase domain-containing protein yields the protein MKHLLLLSTFIIFMNPSAFAQQQSDTKPSLLEKISLAKDDSTKVLLLLELSSIEAIPDSAIHYSIKALAIGEKINSPLLMTECHKQLGGIYRGQSTYQKALLHYKKAFTLINSRESVDQKELAALHRLLSTVYFDRGDLLMMIDHNFEALKIYRTLNDEKGIATSYSSIGLGFATLGDYEKAFKYQKEAIGLYEKYDLKHGLAYTKLNMAESYTRIGKYEEALEWGERSLQIFRAMEDEMGIAYNFENYALTYKGLQQYDKALHYAVESQKIYDKLGYKRGSGYSLKIMGTVYLALAEEASKIKMEQKLLISADSCLKEAVDVLSGEAKDFKNLSEIYEALSRVAQLANNYKTAFEWQHKYIHLRDSLYSHTQGMDVAEIEHLHDIELKDREVQLSEVTIAKKKIEQYYLIAGLCLLLFSTSLFFRNYRKQKILNRLLDSEKETSEELLHNILPTQVAKELKENGFAEAQQFSNATVIFTDFKDFTNYAGHFSPYELVKTLNEYFSEFDRIIESYGIEKIKTIGDSYMAAGGLLDAGKTNARHVVKAALEMTDFIEKQKVLRGDKAFEMRTGIHTGPVVAGIVGVKKFQYDIWGDTVNIASRMETHGEVGKVNISQSTYELIKDDPQFQFEPRGKVAAKGKGEVEMYFVN from the coding sequence ATGAAACACCTTCTTCTACTATCCACCTTCATTATTTTTATGAACCCGTCAGCCTTCGCTCAACAACAATCAGATACCAAACCAAGTCTCCTCGAAAAAATATCTCTGGCAAAAGACGATAGCACCAAGGTTTTGCTGTTGCTGGAACTATCATCGATTGAAGCTATTCCTGATAGTGCCATCCATTATAGCATAAAGGCCCTGGCTATCGGGGAAAAAATCAATTCGCCACTGCTGATGACGGAATGTCATAAACAGCTCGGGGGTATTTATCGAGGGCAATCAACCTATCAAAAGGCACTTCTTCATTATAAAAAAGCATTCACTTTGATTAATTCACGAGAGTCAGTTGATCAAAAAGAACTGGCAGCCTTACATCGTCTTTTATCAACTGTTTATTTTGACCGAGGAGATTTGCTTATGATGATCGATCATAATTTTGAAGCATTGAAAATTTACAGAACACTCAATGACGAGAAGGGGATTGCAACATCCTATAGTAGTATAGGGCTGGGATTTGCCACATTAGGTGATTATGAAAAGGCATTTAAGTATCAGAAAGAGGCCATTGGACTTTATGAAAAATATGATCTAAAACATGGATTGGCTTATACCAAACTCAATATGGCTGAGTCATATACAAGAATCGGCAAGTATGAGGAAGCTCTTGAATGGGGCGAAAGATCATTACAAATATTCAGAGCAATGGAAGATGAAATGGGAATAGCTTATAATTTTGAAAATTATGCCCTTACCTATAAGGGTTTACAACAATATGACAAAGCCTTGCATTATGCAGTAGAATCCCAAAAAATATATGACAAGCTTGGATACAAGAGAGGTTCTGGATATAGCCTGAAGATCATGGGAACTGTGTATTTAGCATTGGCTGAAGAAGCTTCAAAAATTAAGATGGAACAAAAACTATTAATTTCAGCGGATAGTTGTTTGAAAGAAGCGGTGGATGTACTTTCGGGAGAAGCAAAAGACTTTAAAAATCTAAGCGAAATATATGAAGCTCTTTCGAGAGTAGCTCAATTAGCCAATAACTATAAAACAGCTTTTGAGTGGCAACACAAATATATTCACCTGCGAGATTCGCTATACTCACATACACAAGGAATGGATGTGGCGGAGATAGAGCATTTGCATGATATAGAACTAAAAGACAGGGAGGTACAACTCTCTGAAGTTACAATTGCAAAAAAGAAGATTGAGCAGTACTACCTCATTGCCGGGCTCTGCCTGCTGTTGTTTTCAACAAGTTTATTTTTTCGTAATTATCGAAAACAAAAGATCTTAAACAGGTTACTGGATTCTGAAAAGGAAACCTCTGAAGAATTGTTGCACAATATACTACCGACCCAGGTTGCTAAAGAGCTGAAGGAAAATGGTTTTGCAGAAGCGCAGCAATTCAGTAATGCCACGGTAATATTTACAGATTTCAAAGATTTTACCAACTATGCAGGGCATTTTTCACCCTATGAGTTAGTCAAAACACTAAATGAATATTTCAGCGAATTCGACCGAATAATTGAAAGCTATGGAATTGAGAAAATCAAGACTATTGGCGACTCTTATATGGCTGCTGGCGGGCTGTTGGATGCGGGAAAGACAAATGCACGTCACGTGGTGAAGGCAGCACTCGAAATGACAGATTTTATTGAGAAGCAAAAGGTGTTAAGAGGTGACAAAGCTTTTGAAATGAGAACTGGCATCCACACCGGTCCAGTGGTAGCCGGCATCGTAGGAGTGAAGAAATTTCAATATGATATTTGGGGCGATACGGTAAACATCGCATCACGGATGGAAACCCATGGAGAAGTGGGTAAAGTGAATATCTCTCAAAGCACTTATGAACTGATTAAAGATGATCCGCAATTTCAATTTGAGCCCCGGGGGAAAGTGGCTGCAAAAGGAAAGGGGGAGGTGGAGATGTATTTTGTGAACTGA